From the genome of Edaphobacter dinghuensis, one region includes:
- a CDS encoding Glu/Leu/Phe/Val family dehydrogenase, whose translation MQTLTIEQETNPWEAQAARFDIAATKLNLDDGIMKVLRSPVREITVYIPVGMDDGSIEVFTGYRVQHSIARGPGKGGVRYAPNVSLDEVRALASWMTWKCAVVNIPFGGAKGGIICDPRKMSQGELERMTRRYTAELMEFIGPEKDVPAPDMGTNEQTMAWIMDTYSMHTRQTCTAVVTGKPVNIGGSRGRREATGRGISVVCDEALKHLGMSVEGCRVIVQGFGNVGSNAAAILAAKGYKIIGIAEYDGGLYNANGIDIAALVEHRQQAGTINGFAEAEAVDKEELLTYACEILIPAATENVITSRNTDKLRCRILCEGANGPTTTLADEILADKRIFVVPDILANAGGVTTSYFEWVQDRMGYFWTETEVNQRLDRIMADSFHDVLAYAKAHNVNNRIAAYMLAIDRVAYTTKQRGMYA comes from the coding sequence ATGCAGACGCTTACTATCGAGCAGGAGACCAACCCGTGGGAGGCGCAAGCCGCTCGATTCGATATTGCCGCTACAAAGCTCAATCTTGATGACGGGATCATGAAGGTCCTGCGCTCGCCGGTGCGCGAGATTACGGTTTACATCCCTGTAGGCATGGACGACGGATCGATCGAGGTCTTCACCGGCTACCGTGTTCAGCACTCGATTGCGCGCGGCCCCGGTAAGGGCGGTGTGCGCTATGCACCGAACGTCTCGCTCGACGAGGTGCGCGCACTGGCCAGTTGGATGACCTGGAAGTGTGCTGTCGTCAATATTCCGTTTGGCGGGGCAAAGGGCGGCATCATTTGCGACCCCAGAAAGATGTCGCAGGGCGAACTGGAGCGGATGACTCGGCGCTACACCGCCGAACTGATGGAGTTCATCGGGCCGGAGAAGGATGTTCCCGCACCCGATATGGGCACTAACGAGCAGACGATGGCATGGATTATGGATACCTACTCCATGCACACGCGGCAGACCTGCACCGCTGTGGTGACGGGCAAGCCGGTCAACATCGGCGGCTCGCGGGGGCGGCGCGAGGCTACGGGGCGCGGTATCTCGGTTGTGTGTGATGAGGCGTTGAAACATCTGGGCATGTCGGTTGAGGGCTGCCGGGTGATCGTGCAGGGATTTGGCAACGTCGGCTCCAATGCGGCGGCCATTCTTGCGGCGAAGGGCTACAAGATCATCGGCATCGCCGAATACGATGGCGGGTTGTACAACGCGAATGGAATCGATATCGCCGCACTGGTTGAGCACCGCCAACAGGCAGGTACGATCAATGGTTTCGCTGAGGCTGAGGCGGTGGATAAGGAAGAGCTGCTGACCTATGCGTGCGAGATTCTGATCCCTGCGGCGACAGAGAATGTCATCACCAGCCGCAATACAGACAAGCTGCGCTGCCGCATTCTCTGCGAGGGGGCCAATGGGCCGACCACGACGCTTGCCGATGAGATACTCGCTGACAAACGGATCTTCGTGGTTCCCGATATCCTCGCCAACGCCGGTGGAGTGACGACCAGCTACTTCGAGTGGGTGCAGGACCGGATGGGCTATTTCTGGACCGAGACCGAGGTGAACCAGCGGCTCGACCGGATCATGGCCGACAGCTTCCATGACGTGCTTGCCTATGCGAAGGCCCATAACGTCAACAACCGCATCGCAGCCTATATGCTGGCGATCGATCGTGTGGCTTACACGACCAAGCAACGCGGTATGTATGCGTAG